Proteins encoded within one genomic window of Gemmatimonadaceae bacterium:
- a CDS encoding phosphoribosylglycinamide formyltransferase, producing the protein MTARIAVLASGGGSNLQAILDHFAALADRAPGRVVLVASDRPNALALERGRRAGATAIALNEAARTAGLRDLLEAHAITHVALAGYLRQVPADVTTAWHGRMLNVHPALLPAFGGKGMYGHRVHEAVVACGVRVTGATVHFVDDQYDHGAVIAQWPVPVFPGDTAATVAVRVLEVEHQLFPPVVAAVAAGRITLDASGRVTGLRTPMLFAHFAASDASGAADAAPW; encoded by the coding sequence ATGACTGCACGCATCGCCGTCCTCGCGTCCGGGGGCGGATCGAACCTCCAGGCCATCCTCGACCACTTCGCGGCGCTTGCCGATCGGGCGCCGGGCCGCGTCGTGCTCGTGGCCTCGGACCGGCCGAACGCGCTGGCGCTCGAACGTGGCCGGCGTGCGGGAGCCACAGCCATCGCGCTCAACGAGGCCGCTCGCACCGCGGGATTACGCGACCTGCTGGAAGCACATGCGATCACCCATGTCGCCCTCGCCGGCTACCTCCGTCAGGTCCCGGCCGACGTAACGACCGCCTGGCACGGTCGCATGCTGAACGTGCACCCGGCCCTGCTGCCGGCGTTTGGTGGCAAGGGCATGTATGGCCACCGCGTCCACGAGGCCGTCGTCGCATGCGGCGTCCGCGTCACTGGCGCCACGGTCCACTTCGTGGACGACCAGTACGACCATGGCGCCGTGATCGCGCAGTGGCCCGTACCCGTCTTTCCCGGTGACACGGCGGCCACGGTCGCCGTGCGCGTGCTTGAAGTGGAGCACCAGCTGTTCCCGCCCGTCGTTGCCGCCGTCGCGGCCGGACGCATCACGCTGGACGCGAGCGGCCGCGTGACCGGGCTCCGCACGCCAATGCTGTTTGCCCATTTCGCGGCGAGCGACGCCAGCGGCGCCGCGGACGCCGCGCCCTGGTAA
- the purH gene encoding bifunctional phosphoribosylaminoimidazolecarboxamide formyltransferase/IMP cyclohydrolase: MRALLSVSDKSGLVEFATRLASLGWELLSTGGTARALRDAGLAVRDVADVTGFPEMLDGRVKTLHPAVHGGLLARRDLPAHMEALSAHGIAPIDMVVVNLYPFRETAAKPGVHAEEVIEQIDIGGPSMLRSAAKNHDAVWVVVDPSDYARVLASITAGDADLDLRRLLAEKVFAHTAAYDAAIASWFAASRQERFPANITVPLSLGTSLRYGENPGQDAAFYVERPGEGLDALVQRGGKELSFNNLLDLEGALLATDPFSDLAACAIIKHTTPCGIGVASTALDAYHKALACDPVSAFGSVISFTVPVDGDTAEAISSLFVECIVAPSFSEEAVEILGRKKNLRVLEGRARWSSGMLDLKRVRGGVLVQERSPTALGDATWKVVTRRQPTAREHADLLFAWRAVSSVKSNAIVLARDGATIGIGAGQMSRVDAAFLAVHKAKTVGHDTAGAALGSDAFFPFRDSIDGVADAGITAIVQPGGSVRDAEVIAAADEKGIAMAFTGQRLFRH, from the coding sequence TTGCGCGCCCTGCTCTCCGTTTCCGACAAGTCCGGCCTGGTGGAGTTTGCGACCCGACTCGCATCATTGGGCTGGGAATTGCTTTCCACCGGTGGTACCGCGCGCGCACTGCGCGATGCCGGGCTCGCGGTGCGTGACGTCGCCGACGTCACGGGGTTTCCCGAAATGCTCGATGGCCGTGTCAAGACGCTGCACCCGGCCGTACACGGTGGTTTGCTCGCCCGTCGCGATCTGCCAGCCCATATGGAGGCGCTCTCCGCGCACGGTATAGCGCCGATCGACATGGTGGTGGTGAACCTCTACCCCTTTCGTGAGACCGCGGCGAAACCGGGCGTTCACGCCGAAGAGGTCATCGAACAGATCGACATCGGCGGTCCGTCGATGCTGCGCAGCGCGGCCAAGAACCACGACGCGGTGTGGGTCGTGGTCGATCCCTCGGACTATGCGCGCGTCCTGGCGTCAATCACGGCAGGCGACGCCGACCTCGATCTGCGTCGCCTGCTGGCCGAGAAGGTATTTGCGCACACCGCGGCCTACGATGCCGCCATTGCATCGTGGTTCGCCGCGTCGCGTCAGGAGCGTTTTCCGGCCAACATCACGGTGCCGCTCAGCCTCGGCACGTCGCTGCGCTACGGTGAAAATCCGGGGCAGGATGCGGCGTTCTACGTCGAGCGTCCGGGCGAAGGTCTCGACGCCCTCGTCCAGCGCGGCGGCAAGGAACTCTCGTTCAACAACCTGCTCGATCTCGAAGGCGCGCTCCTCGCCACCGATCCATTCAGCGACCTGGCCGCGTGCGCGATCATCAAGCATACGACGCCCTGCGGCATCGGCGTCGCGAGCACGGCGCTCGACGCGTACCACAAGGCGCTCGCCTGCGACCCGGTCTCGGCGTTCGGCTCGGTCATTTCGTTCACGGTGCCTGTGGACGGCGATACCGCCGAGGCTATCTCGTCGTTGTTCGTGGAATGCATCGTGGCCCCGTCCTTCAGCGAGGAGGCGGTCGAGATTCTTGGGCGCAAGAAGAACCTGCGTGTGCTCGAGGGACGCGCCCGATGGTCGTCCGGCATGCTCGACCTCAAGCGCGTGCGCGGAGGCGTGCTGGTGCAGGAACGTTCGCCCACGGCCCTCGGCGATGCGACATGGAAGGTCGTCACACGTCGACAGCCGACCGCCAGGGAGCACGCCGATCTGCTCTTTGCCTGGCGAGCGGTAAGCAGCGTGAAGTCCAACGCGATCGTGCTGGCCCGGGACGGCGCCACCATCGGGATCGGCGCCGGTCAGATGTCGCGCGTGGACGCGGCGTTCCTTGCCGTCCACAAGGCGAAGACCGTCGGTCACGACACCGCCGGCGCTGCCCTCGGATCCGACGCCTTCTTTCCCTTCCGGGATTCGATCGACGGGGTGGCAGATGCCGGAATCACCGCCATCGTGCAGCCCGGCGGCTCGGTGCGCGACGCGGAGGTCATCGCCGCCGCTGATGAAAAGGGGATCGCGATGGCGTTCACCGGGCAGCGCCTCTTTCGCCACTAA
- a CDS encoding DUF1697 domain-containing protein: MRCVAFLRAINVGTHVVTMDRLRSLFVDMGYADAQTFLASGNVIFTARAPREADIEQKVSAALEAALGYGVPTFMRTREALAAVCAATPFPAQDMRDAVALNVGFLAATLGKDAIARMKSYDTDLDRFATIGREFYWMSRTRMSESPFFKVKFEKAFGVNVTFRTMSMLQRLAAKYPSRD; encoded by the coding sequence ATGCGCTGCGTTGCCTTCCTCCGGGCAATCAATGTCGGCACCCATGTGGTGACCATGGACCGCTTGCGATCACTGTTCGTGGACATGGGCTACGCCGACGCCCAGACGTTCCTGGCCAGCGGCAACGTGATCTTCACGGCACGCGCACCGCGGGAAGCCGATATCGAACAGAAGGTCAGCGCTGCGCTGGAGGCCGCCCTCGGCTATGGCGTGCCTACGTTCATGCGTACGCGGGAAGCACTCGCCGCGGTGTGTGCGGCCACGCCCTTCCCAGCGCAGGACATGCGTGATGCCGTCGCCCTCAACGTCGGGTTCCTCGCCGCCACCCTCGGCAAGGACGCGATCGCGCGGATGAAGTCCTATGACACGGACCTCGACCGCTTCGCCACGATCGGTCGCGAGTTCTACTGGATGAGCCGCACGCGCATGAGCGAGTCGCCCTTCTTCAAGGTGAAGTTCGAGAAGGCGTTCGGGGTGAATGTCACGTTCCGCACGATGTCGATGCTCCAGCGGCTGGCGGCGAAGTACCCCAGCCGGGACTGA
- a CDS encoding HAD-IIIA family hydrolase, translating into MRPAAFLDRDGTIIADAHYLADASRVHAMPGAAEALRRLHARGVVLVIVTNQSGIAQRLITAAQYDAVRRRVESLFALEGAPIAGSWHCPHYPSISGPCECRKPLTGMYRDAAKALDLAMDRSLYVGDRRRDVEPSLTLGGYGVLVPAPDTPEADVIWARGHADIADSLEEAAQRYLDWLDRS; encoded by the coding sequence ATGCGGCCGGCCGCGTTTCTCGATCGCGATGGCACGATCATCGCCGACGCCCACTACCTCGCCGACGCCTCGCGTGTGCATGCGATGCCCGGCGCCGCGGAGGCGCTCCGCCGCCTCCACGCGCGCGGCGTGGTCCTCGTCATCGTCACCAACCAGAGCGGCATCGCGCAGCGCCTCATCACCGCCGCACAGTATGACGCCGTCCGCCGGCGCGTCGAGTCGCTGTTTGCGCTCGAGGGCGCACCGATCGCCGGTTCGTGGCATTGTCCGCACTATCCCTCGATCAGCGGCCCGTGCGAGTGTCGCAAGCCGCTCACCGGCATGTACCGCGATGCCGCCAAGGCACTCGACCTGGCGATGGATCGCTCGCTCTACGTGGGCGACCGCCGCCGCGACGTGGAGCCCTCGCTGACCCTGGGTGGCTACGGTGTGCTGGTGCCGGCGCCCGACACGCCGGAGGCCGATGTGATCTGGGCCCGCGGACACGCCGACATCGCCGACTCGCTGGAAGAGGCGGCGCAGCGCTACCTGGACTGGCTGGATCGCTCGTGA